The Stackebrandtia nassauensis DSM 44728 genome includes the window CCATACCGCGACGAACGGCAGCTTGCGGCCGCTTACCGTGGGGGCCATGTCCGAGATGGAACTGATGGCGTTGACCACCGCCGACGGGGTGCGGCTGGACGCGATGCACCTTCCCGGCGACCGGGAGCTGGCCATCGTGGTCGCGCACGGCTTCTCCGGCAGCTGGCGGCACGAACGCACCCGGCTGGTGTCGCGGCGGCTGCGGCGCTTCGGCGGGGTCGTGGGCTTCGACTTCCGGGGCCACGGCCGGTCCCGGGGCGTGTCGACCGTCGGCGATCTGGAGGTGTTCGACATCGCCGCGGCGGTGGCCTTCGCGCGTTCGCGCGGCTACCGGAAGGTCGCGGTGGTCGGGTTCTCCATGGGCGCGTCGGTGGCGGTGCGGCACGCGGGTCTGCACGGCGGGGTGGACGCGGTGGTGTCGGTCAGTGCCGCCGCGCACTGGTACTACCGGGGCACCCGGTCGATGCGGATGCTGCACCGCGCGATCGAGACGCCCTCGGGTCGCACGGTCAGCCGGTTCGCGTTGCGGACGCGGATCTCCTCGGGTGGCTGGGAGACGGTGCCGTTGACGCCCGAGGAGGCCGCGCCCAAGATCGCCCCGGTGCCGCTGTTGGTGGTGCACGGCGACGCCGACCGGTTCTTCCCGCTGCGGCACGCCTACGCGTTGTTCGACGCGGCCGCCGAGCCGAAGCAACTGTGGATCGAACACGGCATGGGCCACGCGACCTCGGGCACCGGGCCCCAACTGGTCAACCGCGTGGGTGACTGGCTGTCGAACAGTACGCGAACCCCGGCTGTCCGACCACGGGCATAAACTGCCCGGCGTGTCGAGTCAAGGGACGTCCGGCTACGTCCAACCGTCTTTTGAGGATCTGGGCACCCCGCTGTCCGAAGTGACCTTCATGGTCGTCGATCTGGAGACGACCGGCGTGGCCTCCGACGCGTGCTCGATCACCGAGATCGGCGCGGTGAAGGTGCGCGGCGGCGAGGTGCTGGGCGAGTACGCCACCCTCGTCAACCCCGGCGAGGCCATCGACGCGCGCATCAGCGCCCTGACCGGCATCACCGACGCGATGGTCGCCGACGCCCCGGCCATCGAGGAAGTACTACCATCCTTTTTGGAGTTCGCGCGGGGCGCGGTGTGGGTGGCGCACAACGCGCCCTTCGACGTGGGTTTCCTGCGCAGCGCCTGCGCACAGGCCGAGCTGCCGTGGCCGAGGCCGCAGGTGGTGGACACCGTGGTCTTGGCGCGGCGGCTGGTGGACCGCAGCGAGGTCCCCAACAAGCGGCTGTCCACTCTGGCGCGGTACTTCGGTGCCCGGGTCAAGCCCAGCCACCGGGCCCTGGACGACGCTCGCGCCACTGTGGACGTCCTGCACGCGCTGCTGGAGCGGCTGGGCACCCACTACGTGCTCACCGACGAGGACCTCGCCGATTTCCAGCGCGTCATCCCGGCCGCCGAGCGCCGCAAGAAGCGGCATCTGGCCGAGGGGCTGCCGCACGCGCCGGGCGTGTACGTGTTCCGCGACGCCGAGGACCGTCCACTGTATGTGGGCACCTCGGTCGACCTGGCCGCCCGGGTGCGCGGTTACTTCTCCGCCGGGGAGACCCGCGGCAAGATGCGCGACATGTTGCGGCTGGCCGAGCGGGTCGAGGCCATCGAGTGCGCGCACCGGCTGGAGGCCGGGGTGCGGGAGGTGCGGCTCATCGGCGCCACCAAGCCACCGTTCAACCGGCGCTCCAAGTATCCGGAGCGGGTGCTGTGGCTGCGGTTGACGGCCGAGGCCTATCCCCGGCTGTCGGTGGCCCGCACGCCGCCCGAGGCGGGCTCGGCCTGGCTGGGGCCGTTCACCTCGCAGCGTTCGGCCGAGTACGCCCGCGACGCGGTGCACGACGCGCTGCCGCTGCGGCAGTGCCGCACCCGGTTGTCGCCGCGCAAGGTCTCCTCGGCGTGCGCGCTGGCCGAGATGGGCTGCCCGGCCCCGTGTCAGTTGTCGATCGGCGTGGACGAGTACGGCAAGATCGCCGCGGGTTTCGCCGAGGCCGTCGCCGCCGACCCGGCCGCGATCGTGGATCCGCTGCTGGCGCGGATCGCGCAGTTGTCGGACGCGCACCGCTTCGAGGAGGCCGCCGAGGCGCGGTCGCGGCTGGCGGCGTTCCTGCGCGGCGTCAAGCGCACCCAGCGGGTGAGCGCGCTGGTGCGGATCGCGGAGCTGGTGGCGGCCAAACCCGCCGCCGGTGGTGGCTGGGAACTGGCGGTGGTGCGCCACGGGGTGTTGGCCGCGGCGGGTACCAGTCCGCCCCGCACCGATCCCATGCCCCTTGTGGACTCACTGCGCGCCGAATCCTCTACTGTGGTCCCCGACGCGGCCGTACTGGCCGCCTCCAGGCTCGGCGAGACCGAACTGATAGCCGATTGGCTGGAATCCGACGGGGTCCGATTGGTACACAGCGAATCCGGCTGGTGGCTGCCCGCGTCCGGGGCCGGGAAGTATCAGTCACTCCTGCGTCGGCTCAGTGCCGCTGACGCCGCACGGCGAGTAGAGTTTCAAATACCATAGTTAACATTCAGTCGGATAGGCGACACTTGGCTAGCCTTGAGGGTGACCTTCACCTGAAAGTAGAACGAAGCCGCCAAGAGAAAAGAAATATTGAGTGTCCCGCTCCATTGGTTTATCGCCAACAATAGGATCGGGACTCACTCTCGTTTCAGCGCCGGCTCAGAAGTCCCGAGCCCCACGAATGTCGGAGGTGTCAATTGTTGCGGTCCATCTTGAACCGTTCGACCCCCGACGATGACCCCTGGGGATTGCGCGCCCGGGTCGACGAACTGGAGACGACCCACAAGGGCAAACATCCGGCGCCGGTGGTTCCGTTGCTGCGTAAGGCCTACCGTATCGCCGAACAGATGCACCGGGGCCAGAACCGCAAGAGCGGCGAGCCCTACATCACCCACCCGATCGCGGTGGCCCAGATCCTGGCCGACCTCGGACTCGACACCACCACCATCGCCGCGGCACTGCTGCACGACACCGTCGAGGACACCAGCTATACCCTGCAACGGCTGCGCGACGACTTCGGCGGCGAGGTGGCGCTGCTGGTCGACGGGGTCACGAAACTGGACAAGGTGTACTTCGGTGAGGCCGCCGAGGCCGAGACCTTCCGCAAACTGATCGTGGCGGCGGGCCGCGACGTGCGGGTCATGGTCATCAAGCTCGCCGACCGGCTGCACAACATGCGCACGATCGGCGCCAAGTCCCCCGCGTCCCAGAAACGCATCGCCGAGGCCACCCGGGACGTGCTGATCCCGCTGGCCGACCGGCTGGGCCTGTACGTCATCAAACGGGAACTCGAGGACATCGTCCTGTCGACCGTCGACACCGACGTCCACAAGGAGATCGACGACTACCTCAACGGCAACACCGACCGGGCCCGGCAGGTCGGGCGCGCGGTCGTCCAGTTGCGGGAGTCGTTCAAGGCCGCCAAGATCGACGCCGAGATCATCGACCGTCCCCGGCACCACTACTCGGTGTACCGCGAGATGGCCATCAACCCGCGGCGCGGACCCCAGGACCCGCCCCGGGTCGTGCTGGTCATCGACGGCCCCGTCACCGACTGCTACGCCGCGCTGGGCGAGGTGCACCGGCTGTGGCGGCCGCTGCCGGGCCGGTTCAAGGACTTCATCGCCACCCCGAAGTTCAACCTGTACCAGTCGCTGCACACCTCGGTGATCGGTCCCGAGGACGAGCCGATGGACGTGCTGATCCGCTCGATGGCGATGCACCAGACCGCCGAGCTGGGCATCGCGGCCCACCTGGCCCGGGAATCGTCCCGCAAGAACAAGTCCGCCGAACTGACCTGGCTG containing:
- a CDS encoding DEDD exonuclease domain-containing protein, producing the protein MSSQGTSGYVQPSFEDLGTPLSEVTFMVVDLETTGVASDACSITEIGAVKVRGGEVLGEYATLVNPGEAIDARISALTGITDAMVADAPAIEEVLPSFLEFARGAVWVAHNAPFDVGFLRSACAQAELPWPRPQVVDTVVLARRLVDRSEVPNKRLSTLARYFGARVKPSHRALDDARATVDVLHALLERLGTHYVLTDEDLADFQRVIPAAERRKKRHLAEGLPHAPGVYVFRDAEDRPLYVGTSVDLAARVRGYFSAGETRGKMRDMLRLAERVEAIECAHRLEAGVREVRLIGATKPPFNRRSKYPERVLWLRLTAEAYPRLSVARTPPEAGSAWLGPFTSQRSAEYARDAVHDALPLRQCRTRLSPRKVSSACALAEMGCPAPCQLSIGVDEYGKIAAGFAEAVAADPAAIVDPLLARIAQLSDAHRFEEAAEARSRLAAFLRGVKRTQRVSALVRIAELVAAKPAAGGGWELAVVRHGVLAAAGTSPPRTDPMPLVDSLRAESSTVVPDAAVLAASRLGETELIADWLESDGVRLVHSESGWWLPASGAGKYQSLLRRLSAADAARRVEFQIP
- a CDS encoding RelA/SpoT family protein produces the protein MLRSILNRSTPDDDPWGLRARVDELETTHKGKHPAPVVPLLRKAYRIAEQMHRGQNRKSGEPYITHPIAVAQILADLGLDTTTIAAALLHDTVEDTSYTLQRLRDDFGGEVALLVDGVTKLDKVYFGEAAEAETFRKLIVAAGRDVRVMVIKLADRLHNMRTIGAKSPASQKRIAEATRDVLIPLADRLGLYVIKRELEDIVLSTVDTDVHKEIDDYLNGNTDRARQVGRAVVQLRESFKAAKIDAEIIDRPRHHYSVYREMAINPRRGPQDPPRVVLVIDGPVTDCYAALGEVHRLWRPLPGRFKDFIATPKFNLYQSLHTSVIGPEDEPMDVLIRSMAMHQTAELGIAAHLARESSRKNKSAELTWLHRLLDWQSDAIDPSRFLESLRCDLADEQILVFTTNGGQHILPIGATPVDLAYCISASDGDRLIGAYINGHLAPLADQLSEGDLVEPITADAASGYPGPSKEWLLSAKTPQAQLLISQWFAGYRGPHATESARTVGGQRTLTDRIEAGHLAVNAALRRRDRGLASTEPLLRLALDLGYPDLDALYLAVYDKKLDAGELADKLIASVDREPEPETLPSH
- a CDS encoding alpha/beta hydrolase, producing the protein MSEMELMALTTADGVRLDAMHLPGDRELAIVVAHGFSGSWRHERTRLVSRRLRRFGGVVGFDFRGHGRSRGVSTVGDLEVFDIAAAVAFARSRGYRKVAVVGFSMGASVAVRHAGLHGGVDAVVSVSAAAHWYYRGTRSMRMLHRAIETPSGRTVSRFALRTRISSGGWETVPLTPEEAAPKIAPVPLLVVHGDADRFFPLRHAYALFDAAAEPKQLWIEHGMGHATSGTGPQLVNRVGDWLSNSTRTPAVRPRA